A genomic region of Dunckerocampus dactyliophorus isolate RoL2022-P2 chromosome 10, RoL_Ddac_1.1, whole genome shotgun sequence contains the following coding sequences:
- the LOC129189093 gene encoding lymphoid enhancer-binding factor 1-like isoform X1 has translation MANVSETDWDCVMELIDDEMGKTSALQSAACPQYDHAGLHEYYQQHLWQEPSHIGRMESTSHLAAPLHTVCFAPLVIQPEVISQNPVGVMNSQLLYDYGPCSYSSPLAPTSSMRRKRKPATQEDGRSYIKKPPNAFMVFMKEQRPIVKAKFVNKDSANVNKVLGQMWKSLTRMEQEKYFQEAESLNQIHASMYPHWSCRDNYGKKRKRNWGKTATSTSDTQAQKHVCDDGSAVVAAVL, from the exons ATGGCGAACGTGAGTGAAACTGACTGGGATTGTGTTATGGAACTAATTGACGATGAGATGGGCAAAACAAGCGCACTCCAAAGTGCTGCTTGTCCCCAGTATGATCATGCAGGCCTCCATGAGTATTATCAGCAG CATCTGTGGCAGGAACCTTCACACATTGGGAGAATGGAGTCCACCAGTCACTTGGCTGCTCCTCTGCATACA GTCTGTTTTGCCCCTCTGGTGATCCAGCCAGAGGTCATCAGCCAAAATCCTGTTGGGGTCAT GAACAGTCAGCTGCTTTATGATTATGGACCTTGCTCCTACTCCTCCCCACTTGCTCCAACCTCATCAAT gaGGAGAAAGAGGAAGCCTGCGACCCAGGAGGATGGCAGGTCATATATTAAAAAGCCCCCCAACGCCTTCATGGTGTTCATGAAGGAACAGAGACCGATTGTGAAGGCCAAGTTTGTCAATAAAGACAGCGCAAATGTCAACAAAGTCCTGGGCCAGATG tggaagtCGCTGACAAGGATGGAGCAGGAGAAATACTTCCAGGAAGCTGAGTCACTCAACCAGATACACGCAAGCATGTATCCCCATTGGTCCTGCAGAGATAACTAT ggcaaaaagaggaagaggaattgGGGCAAAACAGCAA CATCCACATCAGACACCCAGGCACAGAAGCACGTGTGTGACGATGGTTCAGCCGTTGTTGCTGCAGTCTTGTAG
- the LOC129189093 gene encoding lymphoid enhancer-binding factor 1-like isoform X2 — protein sequence MANHLWQEPSHIGRMESTSHLAAPLHTVCFAPLVIQPEVISQNPVGVMNSQLLYDYGPCSYSSPLAPTSSMRRKRKPATQEDGRSYIKKPPNAFMVFMKEQRPIVKAKFVNKDSANVNKVLGQMWKSLTRMEQEKYFQEAESLNQIHASMYPHWSCRDNYGKKRKRNWGKTATSTSDTQAQKHVCDDGSAVVAAVL from the exons ATGGCGAAC CATCTGTGGCAGGAACCTTCACACATTGGGAGAATGGAGTCCACCAGTCACTTGGCTGCTCCTCTGCATACA GTCTGTTTTGCCCCTCTGGTGATCCAGCCAGAGGTCATCAGCCAAAATCCTGTTGGGGTCAT GAACAGTCAGCTGCTTTATGATTATGGACCTTGCTCCTACTCCTCCCCACTTGCTCCAACCTCATCAAT gaGGAGAAAGAGGAAGCCTGCGACCCAGGAGGATGGCAGGTCATATATTAAAAAGCCCCCCAACGCCTTCATGGTGTTCATGAAGGAACAGAGACCGATTGTGAAGGCCAAGTTTGTCAATAAAGACAGCGCAAATGTCAACAAAGTCCTGGGCCAGATG tggaagtCGCTGACAAGGATGGAGCAGGAGAAATACTTCCAGGAAGCTGAGTCACTCAACCAGATACACGCAAGCATGTATCCCCATTGGTCCTGCAGAGATAACTAT ggcaaaaagaggaagaggaattgGGGCAAAACAGCAA CATCCACATCAGACACCCAGGCACAGAAGCACGTGTGTGACGATGGTTCAGCCGTTGTTGCTGCAGTCTTGTAG
- the LOC129189093 gene encoding lymphoid enhancer-binding factor 1-like isoform X3 — MESTSHLAAPLHTVCFAPLVIQPEVISQNPVGVMNSQLLYDYGPCSYSSPLAPTSSMRRKRKPATQEDGRSYIKKPPNAFMVFMKEQRPIVKAKFVNKDSANVNKVLGQMWKSLTRMEQEKYFQEAESLNQIHASMYPHWSCRDNYGKKRKRNWGKTATSTSDTQAQKHVCDDGSAVVAAVL; from the exons ATGGAGTCCACCAGTCACTTGGCTGCTCCTCTGCATACA GTCTGTTTTGCCCCTCTGGTGATCCAGCCAGAGGTCATCAGCCAAAATCCTGTTGGGGTCAT GAACAGTCAGCTGCTTTATGATTATGGACCTTGCTCCTACTCCTCCCCACTTGCTCCAACCTCATCAAT gaGGAGAAAGAGGAAGCCTGCGACCCAGGAGGATGGCAGGTCATATATTAAAAAGCCCCCCAACGCCTTCATGGTGTTCATGAAGGAACAGAGACCGATTGTGAAGGCCAAGTTTGTCAATAAAGACAGCGCAAATGTCAACAAAGTCCTGGGCCAGATG tggaagtCGCTGACAAGGATGGAGCAGGAGAAATACTTCCAGGAAGCTGAGTCACTCAACCAGATACACGCAAGCATGTATCCCCATTGGTCCTGCAGAGATAACTAT ggcaaaaagaggaagaggaattgGGGCAAAACAGCAA CATCCACATCAGACACCCAGGCACAGAAGCACGTGTGTGACGATGGTTCAGCCGTTGTTGCTGCAGTCTTGTAG
- the faslg gene encoding tumor necrosis factor ligand superfamily member 6, with protein MSCDRNCPFPQVFVVDGGPQQHPHHQHHHSDQLPNVVPCWSFPSAQERLRGRRARGGFMGVIPGLATVMLLLFVLVFAALGFGGYQIYNMQAEMRDIRKISRQVKQMQELSRAEKQISSDGGKKDEKKEKEERPAAHVIGRIEKVTFRKTLRWDPRVSRAFTAGGVAYQVEDGALRVNRSGLYHVYSRVELIFKQCTPTSSFVHNVFVKRVGHPLEPVTLMEAHRAGFCSRQAEHAWTADSYLGSAMRLEERDRVLVNVSHPEYLSHSHAGNFFGLYQI; from the exons ATGAGCTGTGACCGGAACTGTCCCTTCCCACAAGTGTTTGTTGTGGATGGAGGTCCACAACAGCATCCGCACCATCAGCACCACCACTCAGACCAGCTTCCAAATGTGGTACCCTGCTGGTCCTTCCCGTCTGCCCAGGAAAGGTTGAGGGGTCGGAGGGCGCGCGGTGGCTTCATGGGGGTCATCCCTGGGCTCGCCACAGTCatgctgctgctttttgtgcTGGTGTTTGCGGCGCTGGGCTTTGGGGGGTACCAGATATACAACATGCAGGCAGAAATGAGGGACATACGCAAG ATTTCACGTCAGGTCAAGCAGATGCAAGAGCTGAGCAGAGCAGAGAAGCAAATCA GCTCcgatggaggaaaaaaagatgagaagaaagaaaaagaggaaaggCCCGCAGCGCATGTCATag GTCGAATAGAAAAAGTCACCTTCCGCAAAACCCTGCGTTGGGACCCGCGGGTGAGCAGAGCGTTTACTGCCGGGGGCGTGGCATACCAGGTGGAGGACGGCGCACTGCGAGTCAACCGGAGTGGACTGTACCACGTCTACTCACGAGTGGAGCTCATCTTCAAGCAATGTACGCCCACGTCCTCCTTTGTTCACAATGTGTTTGTGAAAAGGGTAGGGCATCCCCTTGAGCCCGTGACCCTAATGGAGGCCCACAGGGCAGGATTCTGCTCCCGGCAGGCGGAGCACGCCTGGACGGCCGACAGTTACCTGGGTTCGGCTATGCGGCTGGAGGAGCGCGACAGAGTCTTGGTGAACGTGTCGCACCCTGAATATCTGAGTCACTCGCATGCCGGCAACTTTTTTGGCTTGTACCAAATCTGA
- the si:dkey-86e18.1 gene encoding uncharacterized protein si:dkey-86e18.1 isoform X3: MARNEEKQHGKLNRLWLQKEREEGRLKDVREQRPKLQSQLTHYPERKIAEFQLNIEALEKEYKRFITKLRVLDPTCKHKPWTPRAYCKRRAAKEESTTSIVKKSRLCETDSCQILGEAAPSRTSTRLVNHLESSSIPTSGCKEEAASEDQDQPLSFDHTRLAMASAAFRGALDQRGFSQTQNLARMLQLTLPNLGNSAIVPAPGRGSDMAADVGQKDAVEERRTSCGISQDKTGHVLGLDCYASSGDESDT, from the exons AAGGCCGACTAAAAGATGTCCGGGAGCAGAGACCCAAGCTG CAATCCCAGCTTACTCATTACCCTGAGAGGAAGATAGCTGAGTTCCAGCTGAACATCGAGGCCTTGGAAAAGGAGTACAAGCGCTTCATTACCAAGCTCAGAGTACTTGACCCCACCTGTAAGCACAAGCCGTGGACCCCCAGGGCCTACTGTAAAAGGAGAGCGGCGAAAGAAGAGTCGACAACAAGCATTG TGAAGAAGTCTCGGCTTTGTGAGACTGACAGCTGCCAGATTCTAGGTGAGGCTGCCCCTAGTAGAACCTCAACCCGACTGGTCAACCACCTGGAGAGCAGTTCCATCCCAACTTCAGGATGCAAAGAGGAAGCCGCTTCTGAAGACCAAGACCAGCCACTCTCCTTCGACCACACCCGCCTGGCGATGGCCTCTGCTGCCTTTAGAGGCGCGTTGGACCAGCGAGGCTTCTCTCAGACGCAGAACCTAGCAAGGATGTTGCAGCTTACTCTGCCAAACCTCGGTAATTCTGCCATAGTTCCGGCACCGGGGAGAGGCAGTGACATGGCAGCAGATGTTGGACAGAAAGATGCAGTGGAAGAACGGAGGACATCATGCGGAATATCTCAAGACAAGACGGGTCATGTCCTCGGACTTGATTGTTACGCTTCTTCTGGAGACGAGTCAGACACGTGA
- the si:dkey-86e18.1 gene encoding uncharacterized protein si:dkey-86e18.1 isoform X1, with amino-acid sequence MARNEEKQHGKLNRLWLQKEREEGRLKDVREQRPKLSTLNSASSVKKWIPSIMKEMEYYLQQSQLTHYPERKIAEFQLNIEALEKEYKRFITKLRVLDPTCKHKPWTPRAYCKRRAAKEESTTSIVKKSRLCETDSCQILGEAAPSRTSTRLVNHLESSSIPTSGCKEEAASEDQDQPLSFDHTRLAMASAAFRGALDQRGFSQTQNLARMLQLTLPNLGNSAIVPAPGRGSDMAADVGQKDAVEERRTSCGISQDKTGHVLGLDCYASSGDESDT; translated from the exons AAGGCCGACTAAAAGATGTCCGGGAGCAGAGACCCAAGCTG TCTACACTTAATTCAGCGTCCTCTGTGAAAAAGTGGATCCCCAGCATCATGAAAGAAATGGAGTATTACCTGCAG CAATCCCAGCTTACTCATTACCCTGAGAGGAAGATAGCTGAGTTCCAGCTGAACATCGAGGCCTTGGAAAAGGAGTACAAGCGCTTCATTACCAAGCTCAGAGTACTTGACCCCACCTGTAAGCACAAGCCGTGGACCCCCAGGGCCTACTGTAAAAGGAGAGCGGCGAAAGAAGAGTCGACAACAAGCATTG TGAAGAAGTCTCGGCTTTGTGAGACTGACAGCTGCCAGATTCTAGGTGAGGCTGCCCCTAGTAGAACCTCAACCCGACTGGTCAACCACCTGGAGAGCAGTTCCATCCCAACTTCAGGATGCAAAGAGGAAGCCGCTTCTGAAGACCAAGACCAGCCACTCTCCTTCGACCACACCCGCCTGGCGATGGCCTCTGCTGCCTTTAGAGGCGCGTTGGACCAGCGAGGCTTCTCTCAGACGCAGAACCTAGCAAGGATGTTGCAGCTTACTCTGCCAAACCTCGGTAATTCTGCCATAGTTCCGGCACCGGGGAGAGGCAGTGACATGGCAGCAGATGTTGGACAGAAAGATGCAGTGGAAGAACGGAGGACATCATGCGGAATATCTCAAGACAAGACGGGTCATGTCCTCGGACTTGATTGTTACGCTTCTTCTGGAGACGAGTCAGACACGTGA
- the si:dkey-86e18.1 gene encoding uncharacterized protein si:dkey-86e18.1 isoform X2 has translation MSGSRDPSCMCRTLQSTLNSASSVKKWIPSIMKEMEYYLQQSQLTHYPERKIAEFQLNIEALEKEYKRFITKLRVLDPTCKHKPWTPRAYCKRRAAKEESTTSIVKKSRLCETDSCQILGEAAPSRTSTRLVNHLESSSIPTSGCKEEAASEDQDQPLSFDHTRLAMASAAFRGALDQRGFSQTQNLARMLQLTLPNLGNSAIVPAPGRGSDMAADVGQKDAVEERRTSCGISQDKTGHVLGLDCYASSGDESDT, from the exons ATGTCCGGGAGCAGAGACCCAAGCTG tatgtgccgtACTTTACAGTCTACACTTAATTCAGCGTCCTCTGTGAAAAAGTGGATCCCCAGCATCATGAAAGAAATGGAGTATTACCTGCAG CAATCCCAGCTTACTCATTACCCTGAGAGGAAGATAGCTGAGTTCCAGCTGAACATCGAGGCCTTGGAAAAGGAGTACAAGCGCTTCATTACCAAGCTCAGAGTACTTGACCCCACCTGTAAGCACAAGCCGTGGACCCCCAGGGCCTACTGTAAAAGGAGAGCGGCGAAAGAAGAGTCGACAACAAGCATTG TGAAGAAGTCTCGGCTTTGTGAGACTGACAGCTGCCAGATTCTAGGTGAGGCTGCCCCTAGTAGAACCTCAACCCGACTGGTCAACCACCTGGAGAGCAGTTCCATCCCAACTTCAGGATGCAAAGAGGAAGCCGCTTCTGAAGACCAAGACCAGCCACTCTCCTTCGACCACACCCGCCTGGCGATGGCCTCTGCTGCCTTTAGAGGCGCGTTGGACCAGCGAGGCTTCTCTCAGACGCAGAACCTAGCAAGGATGTTGCAGCTTACTCTGCCAAACCTCGGTAATTCTGCCATAGTTCCGGCACCGGGGAGAGGCAGTGACATGGCAGCAGATGTTGGACAGAAAGATGCAGTGGAAGAACGGAGGACATCATGCGGAATATCTCAAGACAAGACGGGTCATGTCCTCGGACTTGATTGTTACGCTTCTTCTGGAGACGAGTCAGACACGTGA
- the si:dkey-86e18.1 gene encoding uncharacterized protein si:dkey-86e18.1 isoform X4 yields MKEMEYYLQQSQLTHYPERKIAEFQLNIEALEKEYKRFITKLRVLDPTCKHKPWTPRAYCKRRAAKEESTTSIVKKSRLCETDSCQILGEAAPSRTSTRLVNHLESSSIPTSGCKEEAASEDQDQPLSFDHTRLAMASAAFRGALDQRGFSQTQNLARMLQLTLPNLGNSAIVPAPGRGSDMAADVGQKDAVEERRTSCGISQDKTGHVLGLDCYASSGDESDT; encoded by the exons ATGAAAGAAATGGAGTATTACCTGCAG CAATCCCAGCTTACTCATTACCCTGAGAGGAAGATAGCTGAGTTCCAGCTGAACATCGAGGCCTTGGAAAAGGAGTACAAGCGCTTCATTACCAAGCTCAGAGTACTTGACCCCACCTGTAAGCACAAGCCGTGGACCCCCAGGGCCTACTGTAAAAGGAGAGCGGCGAAAGAAGAGTCGACAACAAGCATTG TGAAGAAGTCTCGGCTTTGTGAGACTGACAGCTGCCAGATTCTAGGTGAGGCTGCCCCTAGTAGAACCTCAACCCGACTGGTCAACCACCTGGAGAGCAGTTCCATCCCAACTTCAGGATGCAAAGAGGAAGCCGCTTCTGAAGACCAAGACCAGCCACTCTCCTTCGACCACACCCGCCTGGCGATGGCCTCTGCTGCCTTTAGAGGCGCGTTGGACCAGCGAGGCTTCTCTCAGACGCAGAACCTAGCAAGGATGTTGCAGCTTACTCTGCCAAACCTCGGTAATTCTGCCATAGTTCCGGCACCGGGGAGAGGCAGTGACATGGCAGCAGATGTTGGACAGAAAGATGCAGTGGAAGAACGGAGGACATCATGCGGAATATCTCAAGACAAGACGGGTCATGTCCTCGGACTTGATTGTTACGCTTCTTCTGGAGACGAGTCAGACACGTGA